The genomic window TGCGCGTAAGGGCAGCTCTTTAAAGAAGTTTTTTCTTTGTTCAACTCCCTCTAAAAGGTGTATTACAAGGTCGTAGCCATTTTTGTTCAGTACGCTATTTAATCCTTCTATAATTGCTGAGCTAAACCATTCGATTTTACTGCTTCCGATTAGTAGCGTTATGCGATATGATTTGCCTGTTTTAAGCTCTCCAGCGGTTCTAGAAACAGTGAAATCCATTTGTTCGGCTGCGCGCATGACTTTGGCGCGTGTAGATGCGGAGACTTTTTCTGGATGTGCGAATGTTCTGGAGACGGTTGCAATCGACACTCCTGCCAGTGTTGCTACATCGCAAATACTAGTTTTTGACAAGTCGCACCTCTTTTAAGCGTTTTAGCTGCAGAGTTTTTAGCTGCATTTCTTTCAATCACCCTGCTTCTAGTTATCATAAATGAAAAGGTTTACATTTTTAGACACGCCGCCTAAAAAGTATTTATTCGTGCAAAACTAGCTTAGTATTAAGGATTCAAAATGAAAACCTTTACATTTACATTTTTAATGTTTGACCGAGTCAAACTTAAAGCAATATTATAAAATTACCCATCAATTTCACGAGGAAGTGGAGTAACAATGAAGATTAGAAAAATATGCATATCCTGTATAGCAGTTTTGGGCATGATTTCTACGCTTGCCGCATGTGGGAATAATGGTGCAGCAGGAGTAACAGATACAAAGAAAGACAAAGGCCTAGCTGTTATGGGTCAAGCTTTAAAGTATGACCCAAATCATTTAGTAAATCAAGGAAAGCCAATCCAGCTTGAGTATTGGAGCTGGGGAGACGCGTCCACTGATCCAATTTACGACATGATTAAGGATTATCAAAAGATTTATCCAAATGTAAAGTTTAAGACTAAGAACGTTGCTTGGGATGATTACTGGACAAAGCTTCCTCTTGCTCTAAAGGGAACAAAGGGCCCAGCTTTGTTCAATATTCACAACTCCAAAGATGAGCTTATTCGCCCATACGCTGCCGATTACAAGATTGACAAGGCTGCTATGGAATCGGATTACGCAACGGCTAGTGCGCATGAAGATGCTAAAGGTAATGTAAAGTACATTGATTCCGTAATCAATACGGGAAACATCTACTACAACAAGAAGCTTTGGAAGGAAGCTGGCTTAACCGAGGCAGATATTCCTGCTACTTGGGATGAGTTGCGCGAAGTGGCAAAGAAACTCACTAAGTGGAACGGTTCCAAGATGGAACAGGCTGGATTTAACGTGAACGGCGATGCTTATGCTGCAATCAATCAAGGATTGAACTATCAGCGTGGTGAACTTGCTTTTGATGAAAGTGGCAAGAAGCCTAATTTTGACAACAAAGTCACGCGTGAAAACATGAAGTTCTTGAAGAATTTGTACGACAAAGACAAGGTCATTTCTACCGACTTTGGCACGGATTACACGCAAAGCTTTGGAAACGGCCAATCTGGAATGGTTTATGCCTGGGGATGGCTCGAAGGTGTGCTAAAAGAAAAGTACCCAAATATTGAATATGGAGTCTTCCCAACTCCAACATTCACAAAAGAAAAGCCATTTGCGTACGATCGCTACAATGGAGAATCCACTCCAGGAATTAACGCTCACCAGTCAAAAGATCAGCAAGAGGTTGCTCAAGACTTTATTAAGTTCATTCTCGCTAACGATGCGTTTATTCGCTCGGCAGTAAAGCATTTGAACTCGTTCCCAGCAAAGAAGTCTTTGCAAAACGATCCTGAGATTCTAAAGGCTCCAGTAATGGCTGCGATTCAGCCGCGTGCAGATCGCCTAATCTGGCCAGGGATCACGCCTTCTACCGTGGAAACAAGTAGCAAGGCTGCTTTCCAGAACGTTATGCAAAATGGTGAGTCTATTGATGATGCAATCAAAGAGGCTCAAGCAACAATGGTTAAAGATATGAAGAATTCTAAGTTTACGTCTGCAGAAAGTAAGTATGAGTTCTTCAAAGAGCACAAGTAAAAACAAAGCAGACTAGTTAACTAGTTGTAAATCGTAATCACTGTGCTCAGTAGGTAAGGCAAGGAAAATCATGAAACAAGTAAATCAGGATTCTCATTTGAGCAAAATGAGAAAACATAATGGTGGTATGTCAAAAATAAGCACTGCTCTTTCTCGAACCTTCTCCTTTCGGAATATAGCAGTAGTGTTTCTGATTGTTTATTTTGTGATTTTTCTTGCCTATCCAATATATAAGGCTTTTGCAGGCAGCTTCCATGAATGGAATCCGCTTGTTGGAACATACAATTGGGTTGGGCTGGATAATTTTAAGCAGATTTTAGTAGATAAGTTATTCTGGAAGTCCATTGCAAACACCGCAATCTTTACGTTTGTATCTGTTGTATTCCGCGTTATTCTTGGCATTGGTTTTGCAATGTTGTTAAGCTCCAAGCTTGTTAAGTGCAAAGATACTCTGCGAGGTCTTTTCTACATGCCAACAATTACGCCGTTGGTGGCAGTGAGCTTTGTGTGGATGTGGATGTTTGACCCGCAGTTTGGCATGATCGATAGGGTTACAGGATTAAACATAAATTGGTTGCACAGTTCGACTTGGGCTATGCCAGCAATCATAATAATGACAATTTGGAAAGACTTTGGCTACGCAACGGTATTGTATTTGGCTAGATTAATGAATCTGCCAAAAGATGTTTACGAAGCGGCAGAAATCGACGGCGCTAATAGTGTTCAGAAATTCTTTAGAATAACAGTTCCGTTGCTAAAACCAACAACACTTTTTATAGTAATCACATCTATGATTGGTTATATTCAAGCGTATGTTCAGATTCTTGTTATGACCAATGGAGGCCCAGGAACATCAACGTACACAATCAGCTACCTAATTTTTGATCAAGCGTTCCAAAAGTATAACTTTGGAATTGCATCTGCAATGAGCGTCATTCTGTTTATAATCACTGGAATCCTAACATTCATAATGTTTAAAGCGTCTAAGGATAGTGAGTTAGTATGAAAAAACAAAATCTTAAAAAGAGCATTATTGGATGGTTTCTAACAATATTCCTATTCTTATTGTCTTTCTTAACAATCGTGCCATTTATTTGGATGTTTGTATCTTCCTTTGCTCCAAACAGCGACATTGTGCGCATAGATGGTGGGCTGTTCCCAAAGCCAAGCACATTTGGGAATTACGTTGGGATTCAAGAGAAATTCGACTTTTTGAGGCTATTCTTTAACTCATTGTTTATATCGGTAGTTAAAACGGTAATAGCCATTTACACGAGTGCCGTTCTTGGATATGTGTTTGCAAAAATGAGGTTCCGTGGCAGAAATCTGCTTTTTGGAATAGTAATAAGCACGATGATGGTACCGTGGGCAGTAACAATTATTCCTCAATACGAC from Gardnerella vaginalis ATCC 14018 = JCM 11026 includes these protein-coding regions:
- a CDS encoding extracellular solute-binding protein; this translates as MKIRKICISCIAVLGMISTLAACGNNGAAGVTDTKKDKGLAVMGQALKYDPNHLVNQGKPIQLEYWSWGDASTDPIYDMIKDYQKIYPNVKFKTKNVAWDDYWTKLPLALKGTKGPALFNIHNSKDELIRPYAADYKIDKAAMESDYATASAHEDAKGNVKYIDSVINTGNIYYNKKLWKEAGLTEADIPATWDELREVAKKLTKWNGSKMEQAGFNVNGDAYAAINQGLNYQRGELAFDESGKKPNFDNKVTRENMKFLKNLYDKDKVISTDFGTDYTQSFGNGQSGMVYAWGWLEGVLKEKYPNIEYGVFPTPTFTKEKPFAYDRYNGESTPGINAHQSKDQQEVAQDFIKFILANDAFIRSAVKHLNSFPAKKSLQNDPEILKAPVMAAIQPRADRLIWPGITPSTVETSSKAAFQNVMQNGESIDDAIKEAQATMVKDMKNSKFTSAESKYEFFKEHK
- a CDS encoding carbohydrate ABC transporter permease, encoding MKQVNQDSHLSKMRKHNGGMSKISTALSRTFSFRNIAVVFLIVYFVIFLAYPIYKAFAGSFHEWNPLVGTYNWVGLDNFKQILVDKLFWKSIANTAIFTFVSVVFRVILGIGFAMLLSSKLVKCKDTLRGLFYMPTITPLVAVSFVWMWMFDPQFGMIDRVTGLNINWLHSSTWAMPAIIIMTIWKDFGYATVLYLARLMNLPKDVYEAAEIDGANSVQKFFRITVPLLKPTTLFIVITSMIGYIQAYVQILVMTNGGPGTSTYTISYLIFDQAFQKYNFGIASAMSVILFIITGILTFIMFKASKDSELV